In Arachis hypogaea cultivar Tifrunner chromosome 2, arahy.Tifrunner.gnm2.J5K5, whole genome shotgun sequence, a genomic segment contains:
- the LOC112723132 gene encoding uncharacterized protein, whose amino-acid sequence MCEISVVPYYDGHLMVRDCNMFDKVFWIFLPYVEAFKHCKPFFLIDGTYLYEKYGGVLLIAVAQNGNRNILPIAFTIVESQAIKVALRVEDNGWHPLRAVHAYCVRHMAANFMFHFQSANEKMYLINAAYSLSKAGYK is encoded by the exons ATGTGTGAGATCAGTGTTGTACCATACTATGATGGGCACCTCATGGTGCGTGATTGCAACATGTTTGACAAGGTATTTTGGATCTTCCTTCCCTACGTGGAGGCTTTCAAGCATTGTAAGCCATTCTTTCTTATTGATGGCACATAtctgtatgaaaaatatggtggTGTTTTGCTTATTGCAGTGGCACAAAACGGTAATAGGAATATCCTTCCTATAGCTTTTACAATTGTTGA ATCTCAAGCGATCAAGGTAGCACTGAGAGTTGAGGATAATGGCTGGCATCCTCTTAGAGCGGTTCATGCTTATTGTGTCCGGCACATGGCAGCAAACTTTATGTTTCATTTCCAGTCTGCTAACGAAAAGATGTATCTCATAAATGCTGCTTATAGTCTAAGCAAAGCTGGGTACAAATGA